In Pedobacter sp. W3I1, one DNA window encodes the following:
- a CDS encoding LytTR family DNA-binding domain-containing protein codes for MNIIIIEDELKTAKSLENIILSLRPDVKIVGQYQSIEGSVKALSEQPQPDLIFMDIQLADGLCFEIFKQVKVNSPIVFCTAFDEYSLEAFKRNGIDYVLKPFSKTDIQEAFQKVDGLQNFFQQKVIPDLSNLLIKLSSPAGKESFLVFKNQKYTTVQTENIAFFYIRNDASTIMCFDKQEFALSQSLDQITALVSSKQFFRVNRQYLVNFKAIKEIEHYFLRKLFVKLVIETPDKLLINKEKTPAFLSWMEDR; via the coding sequence ATGAACATCATCATCATTGAGGATGAGCTGAAAACAGCTAAATCACTCGAAAATATAATTTTGAGCCTGAGGCCCGATGTTAAAATAGTAGGGCAGTACCAGAGTATTGAAGGATCTGTAAAAGCATTATCAGAACAGCCACAGCCCGATTTAATATTTATGGATATTCAATTGGCAGATGGATTATGTTTTGAAATATTTAAACAGGTCAAAGTAAATAGCCCCATTGTGTTCTGCACGGCCTTTGATGAATATTCGTTAGAAGCTTTTAAACGCAATGGGATAGACTATGTATTAAAACCATTTTCCAAAACAGATATTCAGGAGGCCTTTCAAAAGGTAGACGGTTTGCAGAATTTTTTTCAGCAAAAGGTAATCCCCGATTTAAGTAATTTATTGATAAAATTGAGCAGTCCAGCAGGAAAAGAGAGCTTTTTAGTGTTTAAAAACCAAAAATACACCACTGTTCAAACCGAGAATATTGCTTTCTTTTATATTAGGAATGATGCTTCGACCATTATGTGCTTCGATAAACAGGAGTTTGCATTAAGTCAATCTCTTGATCAGATTACGGCATTGGTATCGTCTAAACAATTCTTCAGGGTCAACCGTCAATATTTAGTGAACTTTAAAGCCATTAAGGAGATAGAACATTATTTCTTAAGGAAATTGTTTGTTAAACTGGTGATTGAAACTCCGGATAAGTTGCTGATTAATAAAGAAAAAACGCCTGCTTTTCTTTCCTGGATGGAAGATAGATAA
- a CDS encoding sensor histidine kinase yields the protein MTKSPLKISPAIIWVSSIFLGLLSSVPQIAEHHFNAAEAAVNAGITSVFALLMWYLNIFMLSRKSNKPGKQGISYSRLFKSLLIGIGVMLCLAWIQQLILSHINFGPVMLMVEVRGILINLIFYMFLHLLQQNYENQQVNMELEKIKNDSLGAQYELLKQQVNPHFLFNSLNTLKAMVETGDEEAVDFILKLSNFYRYTLESRKLDLIHVSEEVEILNAYLFLQKARFDGGFTFTSTLNEEVLHTLIPPFTLQLLIENCIKHNVVSLDKPLHISLYAQEGQIVLENPIHLKTADNNSLGVGLKNITLRYQHLLEKPIEISNNGQIFKIKLPLIHEHHHH from the coding sequence ATGACTAAAAGCCCTTTAAAGATTTCACCTGCTATTATCTGGGTAAGTTCCATTTTTCTTGGGCTTTTATCTTCTGTTCCGCAAATAGCTGAGCATCATTTTAATGCTGCCGAAGCCGCTGTTAATGCTGGCATCACCTCAGTGTTTGCCTTGTTAATGTGGTATTTAAATATTTTTATGCTCTCGCGAAAGAGCAACAAGCCTGGCAAACAAGGAATTTCCTACTCCAGGTTATTTAAAAGTCTTTTAATTGGTATTGGGGTTATGCTTTGCCTGGCGTGGATTCAGCAATTGATCCTTTCGCACATTAATTTTGGTCCGGTGATGTTGATGGTCGAGGTAAGGGGGATATTGATCAATTTAATTTTTTATATGTTCCTCCATCTGTTACAGCAAAACTACGAAAATCAGCAGGTGAACATGGAATTGGAGAAAATCAAAAATGATAGTTTGGGCGCTCAGTACGAATTGCTTAAGCAACAAGTTAATCCTCATTTTCTTTTTAATAGCCTCAATACACTAAAGGCTATGGTCGAAACCGGTGATGAAGAAGCCGTTGATTTTATCCTTAAGCTCTCTAATTTCTATCGGTATACGCTTGAGAGCCGTAAATTAGACCTGATTCACGTTTCGGAAGAAGTGGAAATACTGAATGCTTATTTATTTTTACAAAAGGCAAGGTTTGATGGCGGCTTCACCTTTACTTCTACTTTAAATGAAGAAGTATTACACACCTTAATTCCACCCTTTACGCTGCAGCTGTTAATCGAAAACTGTATCAAACATAATGTAGTTTCGTTGGATAAACCTTTGCACATCAGTTTATATGCGCAGGAAGGGCAAATTGTTTTGGAAAACCCTATACATTTAAAAACAGCCGATAACAACTCATTGGGTGTAGGGCTGAAAAATATTACGTTGCGCTATCAACACCTTCTGGAAAAGCCAATTGAAATTAGTAATAATGGCCAAATTTTTAAAATTAAACTCCCATTAATTCATGAACATCATCATCATTGA
- a CDS encoding ABC-F family ATP-binding cassette domain-containing protein translates to MSLIIRSLSYVHPDREKLFHELNLTVGKGEKAALVGLNGMGKSTLLQLIAGISLPTSGEIIRPESSWYVPQHLGQYDHLSIAEALKIDVKLNAMQAILNGSVDAGYFEDLDDDWEVEEKLEMALAKWGIGHFSAHRLMGTLSGGQKTKVFLAGIEVHQPGIILFDEPTNHLDTNSRGMLYDLITQHKATILAVSHDRTLLNLLNKTLVLSQTGIEVFGGNFDFYLEQRQEKVNALQAKLEEQAKTLKQSQQKARDMAEQRQKKEAKGKSEGLSNSLPRIVAGGLKSKAQQSTAKVLDAHHEKISDLAEHIRETRSQIQQYQQLHINIAASNLHHGKILIDANNINYSYNGNALWKALTFQVRSGDRLHIEGDNGVGKTTLLKIITGAVEPTEGQYMSPDFSYLYLDQDYTMIKPDLSLYEQVQKYNHDGLQEHELKSLLIYSQFSREMFDRKCIGLSGGEKMKLALCCLAISKQAPDMLILDEPTNNLDIQSLKILTSAVKNFNGTLLVISHDQHFIKEIGINSQISMIKNSLHS, encoded by the coding sequence ATGAGTTTAATCATCAGATCACTTAGTTATGTCCATCCTGATAGAGAAAAGCTTTTCCACGAATTAAATTTAACAGTAGGTAAAGGTGAAAAAGCAGCCTTGGTTGGGCTTAACGGCATGGGAAAATCGACCTTGCTGCAGCTTATTGCAGGTATAAGTTTGCCCACATCAGGAGAAATTATCCGCCCGGAAAGTTCCTGGTATGTACCCCAACACCTTGGCCAATACGATCATTTATCTATCGCTGAAGCATTAAAGATAGATGTAAAACTCAATGCTATGCAGGCCATTCTTAATGGAAGTGTAGATGCAGGTTATTTTGAAGATTTGGATGATGATTGGGAAGTTGAAGAAAAACTGGAAATGGCCCTGGCGAAATGGGGCATCGGGCATTTTAGTGCGCATCGATTAATGGGAACATTAAGCGGTGGCCAAAAAACAAAAGTTTTTCTTGCAGGCATTGAGGTTCATCAGCCCGGAATTATTCTTTTTGACGAACCTACCAATCATCTGGATACTAACAGCCGTGGCATGTTATACGATCTGATTACACAGCATAAAGCAACAATTTTAGCCGTTAGCCATGATAGAACGCTGCTTAATCTCCTCAACAAAACTTTAGTACTTAGCCAAACCGGAATAGAAGTTTTTGGTGGTAATTTCGACTTTTATCTGGAACAAAGACAGGAAAAAGTAAATGCTTTACAAGCAAAACTAGAAGAGCAGGCTAAAACTTTAAAGCAGAGTCAGCAAAAAGCCCGAGATATGGCCGAACAACGTCAAAAAAAGGAAGCAAAAGGTAAAAGTGAAGGACTAAGTAATTCGTTGCCGCGTATTGTTGCTGGTGGACTTAAAAGTAAAGCGCAGCAAAGTACAGCTAAGGTATTGGATGCCCATCACGAGAAAATATCAGATCTTGCTGAGCATATCAGGGAAACCAGATCGCAAATACAGCAATACCAGCAACTTCATATTAATATAGCTGCTTCCAATCTTCATCACGGTAAAATCCTGATTGATGCGAATAACATTAACTACAGTTATAATGGCAACGCTTTATGGAAAGCGCTAACTTTTCAGGTAAGATCTGGAGACCGTTTGCATATTGAGGGAGATAATGGTGTAGGAAAAACCACTTTGCTCAAGATCATTACCGGGGCTGTAGAACCTACCGAAGGTCAATATATGAGCCCGGATTTTTCATATCTTTATCTCGATCAGGATTATACCATGATAAAGCCCGATCTCAGCCTTTACGAACAGGTACAAAAATATAATCATGATGGATTACAGGAGCATGAACTAAAATCGTTGCTTATCTATTCACAATTTAGCCGGGAAATGTTTGATAGAAAATGTATAGGATTAAGCGGTGGCGAAAAAATGAAACTGGCTTTATGTTGCCTGGCAATAAGTAAACAAGCACCTGATATGCTTATCCTCGATGAGCCCACCAATAACCTCGATATTCAGAGTCTGAAAATATTAACTTCAGCAGTAAAAAACTTTAACGGCACCCTTTTGGTCATTTCGCATGATCAGCACTTTATTAAAGAAATTGGCATAAACAGCCAGATCAGTATGATTAAAAACAGCCTTCATTCATAA
- a CDS encoding TetR/AcrR family transcriptional regulator: MPLKNTGTEQLIKDTAKKLLFAEGKLHATTQEIADAAGVNRTALHYYFRSRDLLIAAVFQETMQGLSKRLNECMESEMPFKQKVEHLITVFLKDMIAFPYQETFLVTEINTLGKELMGNIQTNPVNQFLKEVQQEMEKGTIEKTEPAHFLMNLFSLLSYPLIMAPLYQQLFQITVQDFNTLMLNRKKVIMQLIFN; the protein is encoded by the coding sequence ATGCCACTTAAAAATACAGGTACAGAACAACTGATAAAAGATACCGCTAAAAAGTTATTGTTTGCCGAAGGCAAGCTCCATGCGACCACGCAAGAAATAGCTGACGCAGCTGGTGTAAACAGAACAGCACTACACTATTATTTCCGTTCAAGAGATCTCTTAATTGCAGCAGTATTTCAGGAAACGATGCAGGGTCTAAGTAAACGCCTTAACGAATGCATGGAATCTGAAATGCCTTTTAAGCAGAAAGTTGAACACCTGATCACTGTTTTTTTGAAAGATATGATTGCTTTTCCCTATCAGGAAACATTTCTGGTAACCGAAATTAATACTTTGGGCAAAGAACTTATGGGCAATATCCAAACAAATCCGGTTAACCAATTTTTAAAAGAAGTACAGCAAGAAATGGAAAAAGGTACGATCGAAAAAACAGAGCCGGCACATTTCTTAATGAATCTTTTTTCGCTCCTTTCCTATCCATTAATTATGGCTCCATTATACCAGCAGTTATTCCAAATTACAGTTCAAGATTTTAACACACTGATGTTGAACCGTAAGAAAGTAATTATGCAACTGATTTTTAATTAA
- a CDS encoding alpha/beta fold hydrolase, producing MENQNNYSRRRFLSVAALTVAVAELGGLNLLSAKENVENKSSNNYTHSNTSFDTTKQIHAGVLNMGYAESGPADGEPVILLHGWPYTIHSYADVAALLSAEGYRVIVPHFRGHGSTQFLSAKTPRNGQQSAIAADIIALMDALKIDKAVIGGFDWGARTANIIAALWPERCKAMVSVSGYLIGSQELNQKPLLPEAELSWWYQFYFATERGCLGYEANRKDFAKLIWQTASPEWKFTDAVFEKSAVELDNPDHVSIVIHNYRWRLGLVEGESRYDKYEKILTTFPAITIPTITLEGDANGAPHGNPNNYAAKFKGKYAHYNLSGGIGHNLPQEAPKAFADAIIQVAMMA from the coding sequence ATGGAAAATCAAAATAATTATAGCCGCAGGCGCTTTTTAAGTGTAGCCGCACTAACTGTTGCCGTTGCCGAACTTGGAGGATTAAACCTTTTGAGTGCAAAAGAAAATGTGGAGAACAAATCCAGCAACAATTACACGCATAGCAATACATCCTTCGATACCACAAAACAAATTCATGCAGGTGTATTAAATATGGGTTATGCAGAAAGCGGACCCGCAGATGGTGAACCAGTTATACTACTGCACGGATGGCCCTATACAATTCATAGTTATGCTGATGTAGCAGCTTTGCTTTCTGCAGAAGGATATCGTGTAATTGTTCCACACTTTCGCGGCCATGGCAGTACGCAGTTTCTCTCAGCAAAAACGCCAAGAAATGGACAACAATCGGCTATTGCAGCAGATATTATTGCTTTGATGGATGCCTTAAAAATAGATAAAGCAGTAATAGGTGGGTTTGATTGGGGAGCAAGAACGGCCAACATTATAGCTGCATTATGGCCTGAGCGTTGTAAAGCAATGGTTTCGGTAAGCGGATACCTTATTGGAAGCCAGGAGCTAAACCAAAAACCTTTGTTGCCAGAAGCAGAATTATCATGGTGGTATCAATTCTATTTTGCTACAGAACGTGGTTGTTTAGGTTATGAAGCTAACCGAAAAGATTTTGCGAAACTGATCTGGCAAACCGCTTCTCCGGAATGGAAGTTCACTGATGCCGTTTTCGAAAAGTCAGCAGTTGAATTGGATAATCCAGATCATGTTTCCATTGTAATCCATAACTACAGGTGGAGATTAGGGCTGGTAGAAGGAGAATCTCGATATGATAAATATGAAAAAATACTGACCACATTTCCGGCAATAACCATTCCGACCATCACACTGGAAGGTGATGCCAATGGTGCTCCACACGGCAATCCAAATAATTATGCAGCTAAGTTTAAAGGCAAATATGCACACTACAACTTAAGTGGTGGCATTGGGCATAATCTTCCGCAGGAAGCACCTAAAGCATTTGCAGACGCCATTATCCAGGTGGCAATGATGGCTTAA
- a CDS encoding organic hydroperoxide resistance protein — protein sequence MENQNAIESTNTLNVVINKVLYTGKVHVSGGREGFAKSSDGALDTALSSPGSAGKGTNPEQLFAAGWAACFIGAMKHNAPQLQIALPADAAIDAEVDLALTDSGFSLQARLNVILPGLTYEEAKTVVEVAHQTCPYSKATRGNINVQINVAI from the coding sequence ATGGAAAATCAAAATGCAATTGAATCAACAAATACTTTAAATGTAGTCATTAACAAAGTACTTTATACTGGAAAAGTTCATGTAAGTGGTGGCCGCGAGGGCTTTGCAAAAAGTAGCGATGGAGCGCTTGACACCGCATTATCATCTCCTGGCAGTGCTGGAAAAGGAACAAATCCTGAACAGTTATTTGCTGCAGGCTGGGCTGCATGTTTTATTGGCGCAATGAAACATAATGCTCCTCAACTTCAAATTGCACTTCCTGCGGATGCTGCAATTGATGCAGAAGTTGATCTGGCTTTGACTGATAGTGGTTTTAGCCTTCAGGCAAGGTTAAATGTAATTTTACCCGGACTTACCTACGAAGAAGCAAAAACAGTAGTTGAAGTGGCGCATCAAACCTGTCCGTACTCTAAAGCTACCCGTGGTAATATCAATGTACAGATCAACGTGGCAATATAA
- a CDS encoding Lrp/AsnC family transcriptional regulator, with amino-acid sequence MELYTPDQTDRDILTLLQKDARLTYKELAAMLHLSKSPIQERVKRLERLGFISSVVALIDPNKFENCMISYLQVQLTNHSVNAFRLFQQEVSKLDEVLECYHTTGGFDFMLKVVARNMIAYNDFLINKFGRLDNIGTLNSSLVITQAKRETALPV; translated from the coding sequence ATGGAATTATACACCCCTGACCAAACAGATAGAGATATTTTAACACTTTTACAAAAGGATGCAAGGCTAACCTATAAGGAACTGGCCGCTATGCTCCATCTTTCAAAATCGCCCATTCAGGAACGTGTAAAACGCTTAGAACGTTTAGGATTCATTTCTTCGGTAGTGGCATTAATTGATCCCAATAAATTCGAGAACTGTATGATATCCTATTTACAGGTTCAGCTTACCAATCACTCTGTTAATGCCTTCAGGTTATTTCAGCAGGAGGTAAGCAAACTGGATGAAGTACTGGAATGTTATCATACCACAGGAGGCTTTGATTTTATGTTAAAGGTTGTTGCAAGAAATATGATCGCTTATAATGATTTTCTAATCAACAAATTTGGTCGTTTGGATAATATCGGTACCCTCAATAGCTCACTTGTCATTACGCAGGCAAAACGCGAAACCGCTTTACCTGTATAA
- a CDS encoding oxygenase MpaB family protein produces MDFVDKHSIVRKIWGNTVVVLFIFAGAAAEFSLNKAVDWLYFTGKLPKDPLGRLFSTVAYAQKIVFSSLTEANAAIDQITIIHQHVEAARSAKIPDWAYRDVLFMLINYSISAFEVLERKLTLTEKEEIFSTFYQVGYRMEINGLPTNFAVWLMMHEQQLQENLIYSCFSHDLYDQYKKHLGFLRYSLMRKIQVLIVPLKVNELLKLGNGKAIKPVLTLYKISRKLRLNKPLRNLILPAAYKAQILSLEVI; encoded by the coding sequence ATGGACTTTGTAGATAAACATTCTATTGTAAGGAAAATATGGGGCAATACAGTTGTTGTTCTTTTTATTTTTGCTGGCGCCGCGGCAGAATTTAGCCTGAATAAAGCTGTTGATTGGTTATATTTTACGGGTAAACTACCTAAAGATCCGTTGGGAAGATTGTTTTCTACAGTTGCCTATGCGCAAAAAATCGTGTTTTCCTCTTTAACGGAAGCAAACGCTGCGATAGATCAGATTACCATAATCCATCAGCATGTTGAAGCTGCAAGAAGTGCTAAAATTCCAGATTGGGCCTATAGAGATGTACTATTTATGCTGATTAACTATTCCATCAGCGCTTTTGAAGTGTTGGAAAGAAAACTCACACTAACAGAAAAAGAAGAAATATTTTCTACTTTCTATCAAGTTGGGTATCGCATGGAAATAAATGGCCTCCCTACTAATTTTGCAGTATGGCTAATGATGCACGAACAACAGCTACAGGAAAATTTGATTTATAGCTGCTTTTCTCATGATCTTTATGACCAGTACAAAAAACACCTGGGCTTTCTGAGATATTCATTAATGCGAAAAATACAAGTCCTCATCGTTCCCCTTAAAGTGAATGAATTGCTGAAGCTGGGGAATGGAAAAGCAATTAAACCCGTGCTTACTTTATACAAAATAAGCAGGAAGCTCAGGCTGAACAAACCGCTAAGAAACCTGATTCTACCGGCAGCGTACAAGGCTCAGATTTTGAGCCTCGAAGTCATTTAA
- a CDS encoding RagB/SusD family nutrient uptake outer membrane protein yields MNINKKIASLLLLGILSAGSWSCKKMLDVPTEDKLDSVNAFKTVSDADAAVIGIYGQFLGLEKLYILQNELRGDLMDVTSKSSTELQELSSHTETKNNQYVDPRPYYQVIVNCNDVLKNFKMMVDDRRMSVDDYNKRYSDIATLRSWIYLHLGIQYGSIPYITDAIETVDDLKNLANYPKTPFDQLLDKLIAFNESLPYKEAYAYPTGTSLLVTIDANSTQKLFASKAFLLGDLYLWKGNYIKAAENYARLMNAENNNGNDNFRFNFYKINNSGDPVYANLAILFSRSGQDPTSLINSVDAGWRAIFGLPTTSSAWSSEWFWSMPYNTAFKPVNPMIDLCSPLKSYQIKPSQAIKDLWNNQITTGGIPFDPRSKLSFNTSAMGDEITKLTDNGGKWGIYRAPLLHLRFSEAANRDGQTKLGWALLNTGIRNTYYVGTFTAGAQAPVSVAELNTMITPYPQTSPYYFDARKNNDVSGTWYRNCGIRGRAVVNAIDVSYQTDMVGLEGKLIDEAALELAFEGNRWPDLVRIARRQNNPAFLADRIYQKLLKAGNPNASLTRQKLMDPANWVLPFDWK; encoded by the coding sequence ATGAACATAAATAAAAAAATTGCATCCCTTTTGCTATTGGGTATTTTATCAGCAGGTTCGTGGTCTTGCAAAAAAATGCTTGATGTACCAACCGAAGATAAGTTAGATAGTGTAAATGCTTTTAAAACAGTATCTGATGCAGATGCTGCGGTTATCGGTATTTACGGTCAGTTTTTGGGGCTGGAAAAACTATATATCCTGCAGAATGAGTTGCGTGGCGATTTAATGGATGTTACCTCCAAATCAAGTACCGAATTGCAGGAACTGTCATCACATACGGAAACGAAAAACAATCAATATGTAGATCCAAGACCATATTATCAGGTAATTGTGAATTGTAACGATGTGCTCAAAAACTTTAAAATGATGGTCGATGATCGCCGGATGAGTGTTGATGATTACAACAAACGCTACTCAGATATTGCCACATTAAGAAGCTGGATTTACCTGCATTTAGGTATTCAATATGGTAGCATACCTTATATAACCGATGCAATCGAAACCGTAGATGATTTGAAGAACCTGGCCAATTACCCTAAAACACCATTTGATCAGCTATTGGATAAATTAATTGCCTTTAACGAAAGCCTGCCATATAAAGAAGCTTATGCTTATCCAACAGGAACTTCCCTGCTGGTTACCATTGATGCTAACAGCACGCAAAAGTTGTTTGCTTCAAAAGCCTTTTTGTTAGGTGATCTTTATTTGTGGAAAGGGAATTACATTAAAGCAGCAGAAAATTATGCCAGGCTGATGAATGCCGAAAACAATAACGGGAATGATAATTTTAGGTTTAATTTTTATAAGATCAATAACTCTGGAGATCCTGTCTATGCTAATTTAGCCATCTTATTTAGCAGAAGCGGACAAGATCCTACGAGTTTAATCAATAGTGTGGATGCAGGCTGGAGGGCTATTTTTGGCTTACCAACAACATCAAGTGCATGGAGTTCAGAATGGTTTTGGTCTATGCCTTACAATACAGCATTTAAGCCTGTAAATCCAATGATTGATTTATGTTCGCCACTAAAAAGTTATCAGATTAAGCCCTCACAGGCCATAAAAGATCTTTGGAACAACCAGATTACCACTGGCGGTATTCCATTCGATCCAAGAAGCAAATTATCGTTCAATACTTCTGCTATGGGTGATGAAATTACCAAACTCACCGATAATGGCGGTAAATGGGGCATTTACAGGGCACCTCTATTACATCTTCGTTTTTCGGAAGCAGCCAATAGAGATGGACAGACTAAATTAGGTTGGGCATTGTTAAACACTGGCATTAGGAATACTTATTATGTAGGTACGTTTACAGCTGGCGCGCAGGCACCTGTTTCAGTAGCCGAGTTAAATACCATGATTACGCCTTATCCGCAAACCTCTCCTTATTATTTCGATGCCAGAAAAAATAACGATGTTTCGGGTACCTGGTACCGTAACTGTGGCATTAGGGGTAGGGCCGTAGTAAATGCTATCGATGTGAGTTACCAGACAGATATGGTTGGCTTAGAAGGTAAATTAATTGATGAGGCTGCACTGGAGCTTGCTTTTGAAGGTAACCGCTGGCCAGATTTGGTTCGTATTGCCCGCAGACAGAACAATCCGGCATTTTTAGCTGATCGCATTTATCAAAAGCTGTTAAAAGCAGGCAACCCTAATGCAAGCCTTACCCGACAGAAATTAATGGATCCAGCCAATTGGGTCCTGCCTTTTGACTGGAAATAA